In one Mucilaginibacter ginsenosidivorax genomic region, the following are encoded:
- a CDS encoding uroporphyrinogen-III synthase: protein MDLEDRKKKVKSILVTLSKPENDKNPYAELAKKLNLKIDFRSFIHVEGVPAKDFRKEKINLGDFTAVIFTSRNSADHFFRICEEMRFEVPVEMKYFCLSETIALYLQKYIQYRKRKIFFGKQTAADLAEVLKKHSAEKFLYPCSDVAAEETQRFLLENGYNFTPAVLFRTVCSDLSDLAEVFYDVIAFFSPSSIQSLYKNFPDFKQNNTRIAAFGATTHKAVLEAGLILDIPAPTPAAPSMTMAIEQYCKLVNK, encoded by the coding sequence ATTGACTTGGAAGACAGAAAGAAAAAGGTTAAAAGTATATTAGTTACTTTATCAAAACCCGAAAACGACAAAAATCCGTACGCCGAGCTGGCTAAAAAGCTGAATTTGAAAATTGATTTCAGATCATTTATTCATGTTGAGGGCGTACCGGCAAAGGATTTCAGGAAGGAAAAAATTAACCTGGGCGATTTTACCGCGGTTATTTTTACCAGCCGCAACTCTGCCGACCATTTCTTCCGCATTTGTGAAGAAATGCGTTTTGAAGTGCCTGTGGAAATGAAATACTTTTGTTTGTCGGAAACAATTGCACTTTATCTTCAAAAGTATATTCAGTACCGCAAGCGCAAAATCTTTTTTGGCAAGCAAACGGCCGCCGATTTAGCCGAAGTATTAAAGAAACATTCTGCCGAAAAATTCTTATACCCGTGCTCGGACGTAGCTGCCGAAGAAACCCAGCGCTTTTTGCTGGAGAATGGTTACAACTTTACACCGGCAGTGTTATTCCGTACCGTTTGCAGCGATCTATCAGACCTGGCCGAGGTATTTTATGATGTTATCGCCTTTTTCAGTCCTTCAAGCATCCAGTCCCTCTATAAAAACTTTCCCGATTTTAAACAGAATAATACACGTATAGCAGCCTTTGGTGCTACAACCCACAAAGCTGTGCTTGAAGCGGGTTTAATACTTGATATTCCTGCACCAACGCCTGCTGCGCCATCTATGACAATGGCTATTGAACAGTATTGTAAATTGGTAAATAAATAA
- a CDS encoding mechanosensitive ion channel family protein → MMQNLFKTICLFLIAAMAFSQDCPAQVKKKKAHLSVRDSLREKVLKRDSVIRSFKNVDGSVNILLGKIEDYTTSYVETNSDLARGFDTLEISQELPTLEQRMALMRNAIDRSSTLGNLITIRDIIDHLKDQMNSWEDRVTIYNNQLDGIRAKVSDFKSDTVLRNAPADSSLRAKTIAQVEDLDAKWKSLDSAAQKSMIRVGLLENRVSALSILLIDLDDRIDLKIHEFTLKALTNEYGFIWNPHKSKTPNDLGTAVTKTSRLVYILYAYFIVSKSNYVAHVVNLLILVAFFAWIYSSRRKITRLNTGHEGVFEQTNYIVKYPYLSTLTVFSIIAPYLYDHATQAFTHTMFLIMMASIGVLIKHNWPKPLYKFYKVLFIAAVFFCISSLMVIVTYLDRVILLVVSGVVIYYSSQFLKQLKKDGAGYPPYMVLISKLFIGLQAFSVLLNICGRFSLAKIISVSATLNLCLGMGFYLLLQILMESLFLQLEGNKKAGNSLTSFLDFKELQKKSKGFLVKIIGILWLVALAKNLAIDDFIYDQANDFLNSPHQVSSTAFTFRSILVFVAVIWVSGLVARVISYFYDFAGQQTKLTPQAKKTRSSILLIRLTVFVVGFFVAITAAGIPMDRVTIIIGALGVGIGFGLQNIVNNLVSGVILAFEKPVQVGDIIEVSGKSGTITEIGIRSSKIECGDGSELIIPNGDLISQHVVNWTLSNNNRRVELVIRVAYGSDVAKVQKVLNSVVQGHPDIMKTPSPSVYLNTFSDSAIEFKALFWAEDITKWQSLKSSVMLEIYIEFEKEGIEIPKGQKEIQVNFPGGLGSPVAPPNQAGGEAGLPAGR, encoded by the coding sequence ATGATGCAAAACCTATTTAAAACCATTTGTTTGTTTTTAATTGCTGCAATGGCATTTAGCCAGGACTGCCCAGCCCAGGTCAAAAAAAAGAAAGCCCATTTATCGGTAAGGGATTCCCTGCGGGAAAAAGTTTTGAAGCGCGATTCGGTGATCCGTTCCTTTAAAAACGTTGATGGTTCGGTAAATATCCTGCTGGGCAAGATTGAAGATTATACCACATCATATGTTGAAACCAATTCAGATCTCGCGCGCGGTTTTGACACCTTAGAGATTAGTCAGGAATTGCCAACGTTAGAGCAGCGTATGGCCTTAATGCGTAACGCTATCGATCGTTCATCAACCCTGGGTAACCTAATTACCATCAGGGATATTATCGATCACCTGAAAGATCAGATGAACTCCTGGGAAGACCGGGTAACCATTTATAACAACCAGCTTGATGGCATACGGGCCAAAGTGTCTGACTTTAAATCGGATACCGTATTACGCAATGCCCCTGCCGACAGCAGCCTGAGGGCCAAAACCATTGCGCAGGTAGAGGATTTGGATGCCAAATGGAAAAGCCTTGATAGCGCCGCTCAAAAATCAATGATCAGGGTTGGCTTATTAGAGAACAGGGTATCGGCATTATCCATATTGCTTATCGACCTTGACGATCGGATAGATTTAAAAATTCACGAGTTTACCCTTAAAGCACTCACCAATGAGTATGGCTTTATCTGGAACCCGCATAAAAGCAAAACACCTAATGATTTGGGTACCGCTGTTACTAAAACCAGTAGGTTGGTTTACATTTTGTACGCCTACTTTATCGTCAGCAAATCCAACTATGTGGCGCACGTGGTTAACCTGTTGATACTGGTAGCATTTTTTGCCTGGATTTACAGCAGCCGCAGAAAAATTACCCGATTAAACACAGGTCATGAGGGCGTTTTTGAGCAAACCAATTATATTGTAAAGTATCCTTACCTGTCAACCTTAACAGTTTTCAGTATCATCGCGCCGTATTTGTATGACCATGCCACACAGGCATTTACACATACCATGTTTTTAATTATGATGGCAAGCATAGGTGTTTTAATTAAACACAACTGGCCCAAGCCGTTATATAAATTTTATAAAGTACTGTTTATAGCTGCTGTATTTTTCTGTATCAGTAGTTTAATGGTGATAGTAACCTATTTGGATAGAGTTATATTGCTGGTTGTTTCAGGGGTGGTTATATATTATTCGTCACAATTTCTCAAACAGCTAAAAAAAGATGGGGCGGGTTATCCGCCTTATATGGTTTTAATATCGAAGTTATTTATCGGCCTGCAGGCTTTTTCGGTATTGTTAAATATTTGCGGACGGTTTAGCCTGGCCAAAATAATATCGGTAAGCGCTACGCTGAACCTGTGCCTGGGCATGGGCTTTTATTTGCTGCTGCAGATACTGATGGAAAGTTTGTTTTTACAATTGGAGGGTAATAAAAAAGCAGGCAACAGCCTTACATCGTTTCTTGATTTTAAGGAATTACAAAAAAAATCAAAAGGCTTCCTGGTAAAAATTATTGGGATATTATGGCTGGTAGCCTTAGCCAAAAACCTTGCCATCGACGATTTTATTTACGACCAGGCCAACGATTTTTTGAATTCGCCGCACCAGGTAAGCAGCACAGCCTTCACCTTCCGCAGTATTTTGGTGTTTGTGGCCGTAATTTGGGTGTCGGGCCTGGTGGCCCGCGTTATCAGTTATTTTTATGATTTTGCAGGGCAGCAAACCAAGCTTACACCGCAGGCCAAAAAAACACGTTCCTCAATACTACTCATCCGGCTAACCGTGTTTGTAGTTGGTTTTTTTGTAGCTATAACAGCTGCAGGTATCCCAATGGATAGGGTAACCATTATAATTGGCGCATTAGGTGTAGGTATTGGCTTTGGTTTACAAAATATAGTTAATAACCTGGTATCCGGTGTGATACTGGCATTTGAAAAACCAGTACAGGTGGGCGACATCATAGAGGTGAGCGGAAAATCGGGCACCATAACCGAGATCGGTATCCGATCGAGCAAGATTGAATGCGGCGATGGATCAGAACTGATTATACCCAACGGCGACCTGATATCGCAGCATGTGGTGAACTGGACTTTGAGCAACAATAATCGCCGGGTTGAGTTGGTGATCAGGGTTGCATATGGGTCGGATGTAGCTAAAGTACAAAAGGTTTTGAACAGCGTTGTTCAGGGGCACCCTGATATTATGAAAACCCCATCACCATCTGTATACTTAAATACCTTTAGCGATTC
- the porK gene encoding T9SS ring complex lipoprotein PorK/GldK → MKQIYFLIVVLAGSVLSGCGGGGDRGELTGVPQRSFKAEVPYGMVYIPGGSFMMGQTDQDVTFAQTAQPKQVTEAPFFMDQTEITNSEYKKFVFWVRDSIAITNYVNDNKYYLQPKGGRGATSNGKKYINWAYVKKNPVWSSKKGAASNRSKLQGMFYQNEDRVFDRDELDVRLLKYNYALMVLRDAANHRNDPKSRRSDFILRDTVTVYPDTLVWLSDFSYAANEPMVEAYFSHPAFRNYPVVGVTWRQARAFTVWRTRYNEAYKNSRHLPPRADYRLPTEGEFEYAARGGRLGTDYPWGGPYIKNAKGCLLANFKPGRGNYTDDGGAYTVNVRSYFPNDYGLYNMAGNVAEWTSSAFDESASTFVHDLAPTFAVEAKSSDPEVLKRKVVRGGSWKDIGYFLQNSTRTYEYQDTAKSYIGFRCVTSYLGRDIKDKR, encoded by the coding sequence ATGAAGCAGATATACTTTTTAATAGTTGTTTTAGCTGGTAGTGTGTTAAGTGGTTGCGGTGGCGGCGGCGATAGGGGCGAGCTAACCGGGGTGCCGCAGCGTTCTTTTAAGGCCGAAGTGCCTTACGGAATGGTTTATATACCAGGCGGGTCGTTTATGATGGGCCAAACAGATCAGGATGTAACCTTTGCGCAAACTGCCCAGCCAAAACAGGTAACCGAGGCTCCATTTTTTATGGACCAAACAGAAATTACCAATAGCGAATACAAAAAATTTGTATTTTGGGTACGTGACTCTATTGCCATTACCAACTACGTAAACGATAATAAATATTACCTGCAGCCAAAAGGCGGCCGGGGAGCTACCTCAAACGGTAAAAAATACATCAACTGGGCGTATGTAAAAAAGAACCCTGTTTGGAGTAGTAAAAAGGGAGCTGCAAGCAACAGATCAAAACTGCAGGGAATGTTTTACCAAAACGAAGACCGGGTGTTTGATCGCGATGAACTGGATGTACGCCTGCTTAAATACAACTATGCGCTTATGGTACTGCGCGACGCTGCAAACCACCGTAACGATCCAAAATCAAGGCGTTCGGATTTCATTCTGCGCGATACCGTTACCGTATATCCTGATACATTGGTTTGGTTAAGCGATTTTTCGTACGCAGCTAACGAGCCTATGGTCGAGGCTTATTTTTCGCATCCTGCCTTCCGCAATTACCCGGTAGTAGGTGTTACCTGGAGACAGGCAAGGGCTTTTACCGTTTGGCGCACACGTTATAACGAAGCTTATAAAAATTCAAGACATTTACCTCCGCGTGCCGATTATCGCTTACCTACCGAAGGTGAATTTGAATATGCTGCCCGTGGTGGCAGGTTAGGTACCGATTACCCATGGGGTGGTCCTTACATTAAAAACGCAAAAGGCTGTTTACTGGCAAACTTTAAGCCCGGCCGTGGTAATTATACAGATGACGGTGGTGCATACACCGTAAATGTACGTTCCTATTTCCCTAATGATTACGGCTTATATAACATGGCCGGCAATGTGGCAGAGTGGACGTCATCAGCTTTTGACGAGTCCGCTTCAACATTTGTTCATGACCTTGCTCCAACCTTTGCCGTTGAGGCAAAATCTTCTGATCCCGAAGTGCTTAAACGTAAAGTTGTACGTGGCGGATCATGGAAAGATATCGGTTACTTCCTTCAAAATTCTACCCGTACCTACGAGTACCAGGATACCGCTAAATCATATATCGGTTTCCGCTGCGTAACAAGTTACCTGGGCCGGGATATCAAAGACAAACGATAA
- a CDS encoding DUF4271 domain-containing protein — MRLIALSFLLMCCVVFAVFGQQDSAAVRKAPSYRHIGIGGNSLLDSVANAMQARKLFVADSIAMRFIRMPDSSTTNEFTDSLLARTQYKGYGFLDIHLKTKGKVKDGLSRPQRDPWVIAIIICLLLYTAILNITLNSDVSFVWHSFYSKRVLSQAGKEDGVVSLWAFLGLFLLFCLTFSLFLYQLAAYKGVYYVVSGSRLFVLLTIGVIALFALKFVVLKLLGFVFDINKLVTEYLNILHLTYFNIAFVFLPVVICFSLLGAQYIPVLLTLTLIIVIIIFIWQYLRSSVNIISTFRFHKFYLFTYLCALEICPILILIKALNIRI, encoded by the coding sequence ATGCGTTTAATTGCCTTAAGTTTTTTGTTGATGTGCTGCGTTGTTTTTGCCGTCTTTGGCCAGCAAGATTCTGCGGCGGTACGCAAGGCTCCATCCTACAGGCATATCGGTATCGGCGGTAATTCCCTGCTCGATTCTGTTGCCAACGCTATGCAGGCCCGAAAACTTTTTGTGGCCGATTCAATAGCGATGCGCTTTATCCGTATGCCCGATTCAAGCACCACCAATGAATTTACTGATAGCCTACTTGCCCGCACCCAATATAAAGGATATGGATTTTTAGATATTCATTTAAAAACAAAAGGTAAAGTAAAAGATGGCCTAAGCCGCCCGCAGCGCGACCCATGGGTTATTGCAATTATTATTTGCCTGCTGCTATATACGGCAATATTAAATATCACCCTTAACAGCGATGTGAGTTTTGTATGGCATTCATTTTATAGCAAGCGCGTTTTATCGCAGGCGGGCAAAGAAGATGGGGTGGTAAGCCTATGGGCTTTTTTGGGATTGTTTTTGCTTTTCTGTTTAACTTTTAGCCTGTTTTTATACCAGTTGGCAGCCTATAAAGGCGTTTATTATGTGGTAAGCGGCAGCAGGCTTTTTGTGTTGCTTACTATTGGTGTTATTGCTTTGTTTGCGCTAAAATTTGTTGTACTTAAACTGCTGGGTTTTGTGTTTGATATTAATAAACTGGTAACCGAATACCTGAACATACTACACCTTACTTATTTTAATATAGCGTTCGTTTTTTTACCGGTAGTGATATGTTTTAGCTTATTGGGCGCTCAGTACATCCCGGTATTGCTTACCCTCACACTCATCATTGTTATCATAATTTTTATATGGCAATATCTCAGGAGCAGCGTAAACATAATTTCTACTTTTAGATTTCACAAATTTTATTTATTTACGTATCTTTGTGCCCTCGAAATTTGCCCTATTTTAATTTTGATAAAGGCATTAAACATTAGGATTTAG